The Verrucomicrobiota bacterium region ATAAAATCTCCCGGGCCTGAAATGGAGCGGTCCACGTGGGACTCCGCCGCGAGATGCATGACGTGAGTAATGCCATGCGCGCGCACCACGCGCAACACCTCCTCTTTGTCGCGCAAATCGACTTTTTCAAAAGTGTATCGAGGCGAGTTTTCCACCGACCTCAGATTGGCCAGATGCCCCGCGTAAGTCAGGCAATCCAAATTGACGAGTTTCTCAACCTCGACCCGACCCAACACTTGTTGGACGAGATTGGAGCCGATAAACCCGGCCCCGCCAGTAATCAACAGTCTCATAAGAGTAGGTTCGGTTCCTTTCAAGCCGCCACGGTCTCGGGACGCCAGAGCGCAATGGCCTCGTCCAACGCAGCCTCCACAGGCCGCATGACGACTCCCGCCCGCGCGAGCTTCGTCGCGTCCATGATGCAGTTCGAGCGCGGTGCTTTGGCGGCAACTTGATAGAACTCCGCGTCGTCGTTCCAATACTCAAACTTTCGATCAGGGGCCAGCGACCGGCACCATTGCTCGACCACCTGCCTTGTCGAAACGGCTCCCGGATTGGTCACGTTATAGATGCCAAATGGGGCTCGGCGTTCCCAAAGATCCAGGCACGCCTTCACGAAATCGCCCCGATGCGAGACCGAGTTGATGTTGTCGTACACCTTCGAGTAACGGATGATTTTGGACAGGTAATTGCGCGAACCATCCCAATGGTCGAACGGAATGCGCAAACGCCAAATGTAATTCTGACCCACGCCCCGGATCGACTCCTCGCCAAGGGCTTTCGTGCCGCTATAAAAACTGCAGGGCGGCTGGCGAAACGAAAAATTCGGGACGTCCTCCTCCGTGAAGCCGGCGAAATCGACCGGATCCCGGTCGAACAACTCCCGCAACGCCTTGGTATTGATATTCTTCTCCACTCGCCAACTGCCCTGGTCCCGCACTTTGGCTCCGGCATAGATGCACCCCGACGACACATGTCCCCAAGGAATATTCCGGCTGGCGCACGCGTGCGCCAAGAGAGCCGGGAAGAGCGTGTTGCCTTGAAGCGTATCGGCCCGTTCGGTTTCGCAGGCATCCACGTTGGGTTTTCCAGTGTAGCCCGCCGCGTT contains the following coding sequences:
- a CDS encoding sugar nucleotide-binding protein — encoded protein: MIILLGNTGYIGAAFERELQRRGWPYEAFSRRQADYTRWDSLMALLDSRKPAFIVNAAGYTGKPNVDACETERADTLQGNTLFPALLAHACASRNIPWGHVSSGCIYAGAKVRDQGSWRVEKNINTKALRELFDRDPVDFAGFTEEDVPNFSFRQPPCSFYSGTKALGEESIRGVGQNYIWRLRIPFDHWDGSRNYLSKIIRYSKVYDNINSVSHRGDFVKACLDLWERRAPFGIYNVTNPGAVSTRQVVEQWCRSLAPDRKFEYWNDDAEFYQVAAKAPRSNCIMDATKLARAGVVMRPVEAALDEAIALWRPETVAA